CGGGATTGGCAAATATCTTCGTGGCGGGAACAGCAATGTAATAGCCCCCGGAAGCAGCAAGACTTCCCATGGAAACCACCACCTTCTTCTTCATGTTCAGTTTCTTTACCGCGTCATGAATTTCCTGGGAAGGACCGACCACACCGCCGGGAGAATCTATTCGAAGGACGACAGCCTTCACTTTTTCGTTTTTTCGTAAAGCCTGCAGCTGTTTTACCGTTTCCTGCGGGTCGAGAATGATTCCTTTGACCTCGACGAGACCGACTCCTTCGCCGTGTATCGCTTCTTCCGTATCGGAAAAAACACTCTTCATGACAGAGATCGTGAAAACGGAAAAAAGAACCGTCACGGCGACAACTATAAGAACAATAATAAGCCACTTGTTTTTCATATTTCTCCGAAAATTACCTTGCCATTGGGAGTGACTCTATCATAGGATCAAATGGAAATATCGGAACAGCAAAGAGTTGAATCGGTCATGAATATTTTAGTTCTCTCGGATACCCACGGCAATTATCCCTTGGCCATCAAAGCCCTCGACGCAGCAGGCCCAGTGGATCATATTGTCCATCTGGGAGACGGACTTGATGATGCGGTGATCATCGAGGATATTTCAGGGCTGCCCACCACCAAAGTCGTCGGTAACTGTGACTTCAGCAGTTCAGCAGTCAAAGACGCTATCATAAGCCTTGCAGGCCAGAGCATCTTTATCACCCATGGCCACAGATACAGCGTCAAATCCGGATTGGATGGCCTTTACCGAAAGGCTTTGGATGGAGGTGCATCCGTTGTTCTCTTCGGGCACACTCATCTTCCTCTGATAGAGAATGTGCACGAGGTACTGTTTATAAATCCCGGCTGCCTCAGTCAAAGTTGCCAGACCACCACCTATGCCATGCTCAGTATAATTTGCGGAAAGGTGACCGCAAGAATCGTCCCTGTTGCCTGAGAAAGATTAGCACCCACAACCGCAATTATGACAGACCTTGCGGTTATGGGCTTCCGGCGCAATGGTTTCAGGGGCAAATGCCACCCTATTCACGGCCCGCTTCAGATCTTCCATAAGATCAAGGTTGGGACTTTTGTCAATGATGTGCCCGACACATGTATTGCCGATATTGTCGGCAGGTGAGGATATTCTGACGGCGTTAAGCACATCCGCATAGCTGTTCACGTTAATGACCATCTCATTATTCTGAGCATGCTGTAATTTTATGCCGAATTTCTGCAGATCATCGGTCAACTCAATCAGGAACATTTGGAAATACGCACAGGAAGTATCTACCTTCCAGTCAGGTCTAATGTGATCCTGCCGGTAAAATGTAATCAATATATCTTTTCCTGCCATCTACAAACCTCACCTTTTGTCGTTTTGTTGTTTCAGCTCGCCGCTTT
This region of Geotalea daltonii FRC-32 genomic DNA includes:
- a CDS encoding YfcE family phosphodiesterase, producing the protein MNILVLSDTHGNYPLAIKALDAAGPVDHIVHLGDGLDDAVIIEDISGLPTTKVVGNCDFSSSAVKDAIISLAGQSIFITHGHRYSVKSGLDGLYRKALDGGASVVLFGHTHLPLIENVHEVLFINPGCLSQSCQTTTYAMLSIICGKVTARIVPVA